CAACAGGGCCAGGGCCAATCCAAGTGTTCGTGCCTTCCCTTGCTTTTCCCTGGGGAGCTTATTGGTGACGATCGAGATAAAAATGATGTTGTCAATGCCCAGCACCACTTCTAAAAAGGTAAGGGTGAGGAGAGCGATCCATGCTTCTGGCTGAAGAAATATTTCCATGAAGGAAATTTAATGAATCAGGAAAAACTGAGAGATCATTCTGTGAAAAATTCAGTCAGCCGGTTATTTAACTTCGCCTGAATCCAATACCACCTGATATTCCAGGCCAAGAGGGATGGCAAACCAGGTAGCGATAGGCACGCCATCGGCAGTGGCAGGATCCCATTCGGGCATTCCAGTCACCAGACCAATGATTTTTTCTTCCAATAGAGTATGTTCCAGGGCATTCACGCTTATTTTAACAGGCCGGCCAGTTTGATCAATCATAAAATTAACGGTTGTTTTGGTGCTGGTCACGGGATACTCACCAGACTTCAGGAGGTCATGAATGCCTGTGTTGAAGTAAGCATATAGACTGTCCATTCCCACTGCAGGGTATGCCCGTGTGTACTCAGTAGGTGTGAAAGTCTCTTTGTCTTCCTTCCTTTCCAGCTCATTTTCAGGCTTCTCGTTGGCTGCTGGAATCGCCAGCTCGGTCTTAGAAATTCGTTGGGAATTAGCGGGGATTTCCACCATGCTTATGGGAGACAAGAAAGGGCCGATCTCCGACGAAAGAGGTGCTGTATGAATGTTCGGAGTTGGGGACTCTGTTTCAGGCAGATTAAAGAGGATTATGGTGAGTACTCCTATTCCCATAATGGATGCGGTGGATGCTTGGCGCCAGATCTTCACAGTAAACTTTCGCTGCTGCGCCCGACGAACCAGTCGGTCGAAATCTTTGGAGGAATCGGAAATAAATACCGGTTCTTCAGGGTTCCATATGATTTTCCTGTCATTGCTCATGCCTTCTCCATTAGTTCTGTTCTTAGTTTTTCCAGCAGCCTGTACGTCCTCTTTTTAGCGTTTTCATGGCTCATGCCGAGTACCTGCCCTACTTCTTCAAATTTCAGACCCTGATAAAACCTGAGTTCCAGCAGGGTGAGGTCTTTTTCCTTTTGTTGGAGGAGTATTTTTTCCAGCCGCTCAAGCACTTCATGATCTCCAGGCAGTTCAAAAAGATGAAGAGGTTCTACTAAGGTCTTCCTGTCAAATAGGTAATTTTCTTTTTGAGTTTTCCTAAAATGCATTCTGATTTCGTTCAGTGCTATTTTATAGAGCCAAGGAGAGATGGAATGCCCTGAGGGCCGGAAAAGGTTAATTTTGGTCAGTGCTTTGAAGAAGACATCTGAGGTGATTTCTTCAGCCAGGGTGGTATTCCCTATTTTCTTTGCCACGTACCCAAGGATTTGGCCATAGTATTTTTGGTAAAGGGGCCGGAAAGCTCCTGGCTCCTTTTTGCTGGCTTCTATCAACGCTAATTCTTCTTCCCTGGTCATGTCAGGAGCTTATTGATCCCTGTTGAGAAAGTAAATATCGGAGAAAAAATAGCTGGAGTCCTCGTTGTAAAACTCATTGGTGAGGGAGAGATGATCAGAATCAGACCAATTGATTTGAAAAATACCATAGATCAAAGTGTTGGGCCCTAAGTCGATGGCGAAGGTGACCGAATCCAGCGTTTCGTAGGAATACTTACCATAGAGGTTGTCTGGTGCATTTTCATTGTAGAAAAAGACGGAGTCTGAGGTACACTCCATTCGGGATATCCAAAATGCATTGATGGAGGTATAGCTCTCCACGCTGCATTGATTCTCGGGCAGCTGACAGAATGTGTGTTGCTCTGAGGTGGTAGTCCAATCACCCTGAATAGAGTAATCGGCAGTTTCAGGGTCCTCGGTGCCATTTTCGGAAGTAGTATCCACTTCCTGTTCGGCGGGTGTTTGGTTGGGGACAGGGGTGTCACTCTCGGTGCACGCATAAAGCAGAAATAGGGAGGCAATGAATAAAACGGTTCTCATAGGGTTCGGTTTTTGAATTGTTTAACCTTACAATGCCACCATTGTAGAAAAGGGACATTCTGAAACAAAAAAAAGGCGACCATTGGTCACCTTTGAATTATTTAAAGCGCTTTAGTAAAGTCTTTATAGAGCAAATGCTGCCTTCACCTTATCTATATAGTCTAGTTTTTCCCAGGTAAAAGTTTCAAAAGTCATGGACTTGGTTTCGCCCTCACCATTGGTGAAACTTCGTGTCACCGTCTCAGACTTTCTTCCCATATGTCCATATGCCGCAGCATCCAGATACATGGGGGTTCTAAGTTTCAGTCGGGTCTCTATTCCATATGGCGTCATATCAAAGATCTCTTCTACTTTTCTGGCAATCTCTCCGTCCGTAAGACTCACATTGGAGGTGCCGTAGGTATCAATGAAAATACCCATAGGCTCCACAACGCCTATGGCATATGAAACCTGCACCAATACTTCTTTACATACTCCCGCCGCTACCAGGTTTTTGGCGATGTGTCGGGTAGCATAGGCAGCAGATCTGTCTACTTTAGAGGGGTCTTTGCCTGAGAAGGCTCCTCCTCCATGTGCGCCCTTTCCACCATAAGTATCCACGATGATTTTACGGCCTGTGAGGCCTGCATCACCGTGAGGACCGCCGATTACGAATTTCCCGGTAGGATTGATGTGGTATTTGATGTCATCAGTAAATAGTTTCTGCAATTCCGGGCTGAGCTGGGCTTTCACCCTCGGGATAAGAATGCTGATAATGTCTTTTTTGATTTTCTCCAGCATTTTGGACTCTTCATCAAAATCGTCGTGCTGTGTAGAAACCACTATAGCCACTATTTTCACTGGCTGATTGTCGTCAGAATATTCGATAGTCACCTGCGACTTTGCATCCGGACGCAGGTAGGTGATTTCGTCGTTGGCTCTTCTCAGTGCCGCAAGCTCCCTCAGAATGCGATGAGAAATGTCCAGAGCCAAAGGCATATAATTCTCTGTCTCATCAGTGGCATAGCCAAACATCATGCCCTGATCGCCTGCACCTTGTAGCTTGGGGTCCTGTCTGTCTACCCCCTGATTGATGTCCGGAGACTGCTCATGGATGGAAGATAGAATACCACATGAGTTGGCTTCAAACATGTATTCAGACTTGGTATAGCCTATTTTCCTGATGACATCCCGCGCAAGCTGCTGTACATCCAGATAGGTTTTGGATTTTACCTCCCCGGCCAGCACTACCTGTCCGGTAGTTACCAGCGTTTCGCAGGCTACTTTGGATTGCGGGTCAAAAGCCAAAAAATGATCGACTAGCGCATCAGAAATCTGATCAGCAATTTTGTCCGGGTGCCCTTCAGACACGGACTCAGAGGTAAATAGGTATGACATAAATCTATTTTCTTAAAAGGGAGCAAATTTAGGATTTTCAGCGAATTATCAGAAGGTTTTAGGAGAAATGACCAATGCTGAACACAGACGGTATTTTGTGCAAATCTTTTTTCTGTTTTCTCCAGGCCGCAATGGTTTGTGTTTTGATAAATTCATGCTGTCCAAATATATCTGCAGCAATGTTCAAATTGACATGGTGAGAAAGGGTGTCTACGAGATCGGATATCAGGCTCATGTTACGAAAGGGTGTCTCCATAAATACCTGTGTGTACCCGGTGGAGGTCAGCTGCTGTTCCAGATTTTTAATGGCTTTCAGCCGCTCAGCCTTTTGAATCGGCAAATAGCCATGAAAAGTGAACTGCTGACCGCTGAATCCTGAGCTGGTCACCGCTGTTTGAATGGATGAGGCGCCCGGAAGTGGAATGACCCGCAGGCCATTTCGATGAGCAAAAGTCACCGCTAGTTGACCTGGATCGGCCAGCCCGGGAAGCCCGGCTTCAGAGATCACGCCAACGTCTTTTCCTGCTATGACAGGAGCCATATATTGGCTGATTTCGGCAGGGGTTGATTTCTTATCCAGTACCTCAAATTCTAAAGTGCTGATGTCCAAACCAAGTTTCAGACTGCTGATAAACCTGCGGGCTGTCCGCACATTCTCTACCAGGAAGTAGTCGGTGTTTTTGATCACGTCCAGCACCAATGGAGCCAAAAATGAAGCCTCATGGTGATCTGAGAGGTATGTGGGGATAAGAAAAACGGAGCCTTTTTGCATGAATATTTTTATTGTTGAAGAAATGCTAATACCAGTGTTTTCAGTTCCTCTGGCTTTTCGGCGTGTACCCAATGTCCGGCACCCTCGACCATCCGTATACGTGCCTGAGGAAAATGATTCTGGATCGTCTGATGATCTTTTTGCTGAATGTAGTCACTCTTGGATCCTCCGATAAAGAGGGTTTTTTTATCGAAGGTTTGTCCCTCAGTAAGGCCGCTGCCTAACGTTTCTATGTTTTGTTCTATGGCCTGCAGGTTGATTTTCCAGGCAAATTGATTCTCCTCGTTTCTGGTGAGGTTTTTCAGGATGAACTGCCTTACCCCGAACTCTTTTACTTTCTTGGCCATCTGCTGATCGGCTTCCTTGCGACTTTCAATGCGTTGGAGATCGATAGAATGAAAGCCTTCGAATATTTGCTGGTGATGCGGGGGGTAATAGATTGGTGCAATGTCCACTACAATCAATTTTTCAATCCGCTCGGGAAAGGTCACAGCAAAATTCATAGCTGTTTTCCCACCCATAGAATGCCCTAAAATATCGATGGTATTGAGCCCTTCGTTGTCCATGAGTTTCTGCAGGTCAGATACCATTGCCTCGTAACTCATCTCGCTGCTGTGCGGAGAGTTTCCATGGTTTCTTTGGTCGATCAGGTAGACGGTGTAGTATTCGGCAAACTCCTTCCCTAGTGTTTGCCAGTTGTCAGAGGAGCCAAATACTCCATGTAAAATAAAGAGCGGGGATCCGGATCCCAGCTTTCTGTAGTTTAATTTCATAGTCTATTCTTAACTCATTGTATCTGTCGGAGATACATCTGAATGGTGTTTTCTAATCCATAGTATAAAGCATCACAGACGAGCGCATGCCCAATAGAGACTTCATCCAGGAAGGGAATGTTTGTTTTTAAGAATTTGAGATTGTTCAAATCCAGATCATG
This Marinoscillum sp. 108 DNA region includes the following protein-coding sequences:
- the metK gene encoding methionine adenosyltransferase — translated: MSYLFTSESVSEGHPDKIADQISDALVDHFLAFDPQSKVACETLVTTGQVVLAGEVKSKTYLDVQQLARDVIRKIGYTKSEYMFEANSCGILSSIHEQSPDINQGVDRQDPKLQGAGDQGMMFGYATDETENYMPLALDISHRILRELAALRRANDEITYLRPDAKSQVTIEYSDDNQPVKIVAIVVSTQHDDFDEESKMLEKIKKDIISILIPRVKAQLSPELQKLFTDDIKYHINPTGKFVIGGPHGDAGLTGRKIIVDTYGGKGAHGGGAFSGKDPSKVDRSAAYATRHIAKNLVAAGVCKEVLVQVSYAIGVVEPMGIFIDTYGTSNVSLTDGEIARKVEEIFDMTPYGIETRLKLRTPMYLDAAAYGHMGRKSETVTRSFTNGEGETKSMTFETFTWEKLDYIDKVKAAFAL
- a CDS encoding alpha/beta fold hydrolase gives rise to the protein MKLNYRKLGSGSPLFILHGVFGSSDNWQTLGKEFAEYYTVYLIDQRNHGNSPHSSEMSYEAMVSDLQKLMDNEGLNTIDILGHSMGGKTAMNFAVTFPERIEKLIVVDIAPIYYPPHHQQIFEGFHSIDLQRIESRKEADQQMAKKVKEFGVRQFILKNLTRNEENQFAWKINLQAIEQNIETLGSGLTEGQTFDKKTLFIGGSKSDYIQQKDHQTIQNHFPQARIRMVEGAGHWVHAEKPEELKTLVLAFLQQ
- a CDS encoding SAM-dependent methyltransferase → MQKGSVFLIPTYLSDHHEASFLAPLVLDVIKNTDYFLVENVRTARRFISSLKLGLDISTLEFEVLDKKSTPAEISQYMAPVIAGKDVGVISEAGLPGLADPGQLAVTFAHRNGLRVIPLPGASSIQTAVTSSGFSGQQFTFHGYLPIQKAERLKAIKNLEQQLTSTGYTQVFMETPFRNMSLISDLVDTLSHHVNLNIAADIFGQHEFIKTQTIAAWRKQKKDLHKIPSVFSIGHFS
- a CDS encoding RNA polymerase sigma factor, which translates into the protein MTREEELALIEASKKEPGAFRPLYQKYYGQILGYVAKKIGNTTLAEEITSDVFFKALTKINLFRPSGHSISPWLYKIALNEIRMHFRKTQKENYLFDRKTLVEPLHLFELPGDHEVLERLEKILLQQKEKDLTLLELRFYQGLKFEEVGQVLGMSHENAKKRTYRLLEKLRTELMEKA